The following proteins are encoded in a genomic region of Brachypodium distachyon strain Bd21 chromosome 1, Brachypodium_distachyon_v3.0, whole genome shotgun sequence:
- the LOC100840550 gene encoding 1-phosphatidylinositol-3-phosphate 5-kinase FAB1B, giving the protein MEASDKTFADVVKLLTSWLPRRSKPDNVSRDFWMPDHSCRVCYDCDTQFTIFNRRHHCRRCGRIFCGKCTAKSVPVRSGPDKSVYEADKIRVCNFCFKQWEQEQTNVFKQMQPVLSPSLSEASLFSTKSTITVNSVSTPAGCYSTGKYQHNMARASNICPPKISQDKASHSTESTHVPEKNMQSISNRDDSSSVQFDYYRNRSDDEDEEYSYFSDRQVQHQQHNNQYFHSDEFDEFDASYNSTISRAIEENVISKELSSYVVDQGLPSTLPITKVEDDPEPDNSSDCGAASSIYALETTDTNPVDFEKNDFFWIPPEPEDVEDEVEADLFDDDYDDDEPVSDGGRWRIRSSSSFGSGEFRSRDRSSEEHKKVMKNVVDGHFRALISQLLQVENIALQEGDDMGWLEIVTSVSWEAANFLRPDTSQGGGMDPGGYVKVKCLAGGHCSESTVVKGVVCKKNVAHRRMTSRIEKPRLLLLAGALEYHRVTNQLSSIDTLLQQETDHLKMAVAKIVAQKPNLLLVENTVSRYAQDLLLEKNISLVLNIKQSLLQRIARCTGAQIVPSIDLLPSQKLGYCELFHVDKHIEHSMTSDNKTKKMLKTMMFFEGCAKPLGCTVLLKGGSMDELKKIKHVVQYGIFAAYHLALETSFLADEGATLPELPLKSPLTVTLPDKRSAADNSISTVPGFTIDISNSQQAIGSFGHLGTDSIMSTDPGRTAVDEPPVDTACPSSPKTNSHSIRPWYTSNIWNDAKLEKDTTSDVLTDHSHIYSTVEKERMYSGDYHDGYLTRSDGKTVRADSTNTNCSYNQNTSVINTNHTSCSNHKEPLDGSIALADVRISNTNDMVVVRPVASPAVQNQETSQGYEITSTKEEVLPSDHQSILVSLSIRCVWKRTICERSQLFRIKYYGNFDKPLGRFLRDYLFDQGYQCRSCDKPPEAHVHCYTHRQGSLTISVRKLPNVVLPGERDGKIWMWHRCLKCPWSDGFPPATQRIVMSDAAWGLSLGKFLELSFSNHAAASRVANCGHSLHRDCLRFYGFGKMVACFRYAPINVHSVHVPPHKLDFTHQPLDWIQKEANEVIDRAKVLFDEILRSLHVISEKKAHSSSLNVECPNYITDLEGMFRKEKLEFEGCLNKVFKKEAQKCQPDILEINRLRRQLLFHSYLWDQRLRFAARSDRSRHELSNIRQGDKEMIHPVDSFAGPNATDQPQKEISGTEVANKDVKYVEKLQESICRQNCAAVDASNSYCNLDQQIATCESDSLQRSIQTPLYSSVSVNGDTVPLESDLVARRTLSEGQFPSILDVSNALDAKWTGENDPITSKVIVPDSIASSEDSEEHISDTTPSYASVLLNKLGDSAEDHSNWIGMPFLQLYRSLNKQWSRSKRFDALIEYTPVHISFLRAMERQVGPKFLFPIGINDTVVGVYDDEPTSIISYALTSHEYHLQLSDELDRETTETSPSLCDLRSVSLSESIDETSSELLRSVVSAEDNARSISGSKNTSTSDPLLHGKVTHIKVNFGDEGPLEQVKYTVICYYAKQFDALRRICCPSERDFVRSLSRCKKWGAQGGKSNVFFAKSMDDRFIIKQVTKTELESFMKFAPDYFKYLLESIGTGSPTCIAKILGIYQVKSLKGGKETRMDVLVMENLLFERHVTRLYDLKGSTRSRYNPDSNGSDKVLLDENLIEAMPTSPIFVGNKAKRLLERAVWNDTAFLASIDVMDYSLLVGVDEKKHELVMGIIDFMRQYTWDKHLETWVKASGILGGPKNVSPTVISPKQYKKRFRKAMSAYFLVVPDQWSPPAIIPSKQVSESGQDNDQFLSTGS; this is encoded by the exons ATGGAGGCCTCTGATAAAACTTTTGCTGATGTAGTTAAGCTTTTGACATCATGGCTGCCTCGTCGGTCCAAACCAGACAATGTCTCAAGGGACTTCTGGATGCCTGACCACAGTTGCCGAGTCTGTTATGACTGTGACACACAGTTCACCATATTCAACCGCAGGCATCATTGTCGTCGTTGCGGGCGTATTTTCTGTGGTAAGTGCACAGCAAAATCCGTCCCAGTTAGAAGTGGCCCTGATAAAAGCGTCTATGAGGCGGACAAGATTCGTGTCTGCAACTTTTGCTTTAAGCAATGGGAGCAGGAGCAAACTAATGTTTTCAAGCAGATGCAGCCAGTGCTTAGCCCTTCCCTGTCTGAGGCGAGTCTGTTCAGTACAAAATCAACTATCACAGTTAACAGTGTGAGCACACCCGCTGGATGTTACTCTACTGGAAAGTACCAGCATAATATGGCTCGTGCCTCGAACATTTGTCCTCCCAAAATTTCCCAAGACAAAGCCTCCCATAGTACTGAAAGCACCCATGTGCCTGAGAAAAATATGCAGTCTATTTCAAACAGAGATGACTCTTCTTCGGTTCAATTTGACTATTACAGAAACAG GAGTGACGACGAAGATGAAGAGTATTCTTACTTCTCTGACAGGCAGGTACAACATCAACAACACAATAACCAGTACTTCCACTCAGATGAGTTTGATGAGTTTGATGCATCCTATAATTCAACGATATCAAGGGCTATTGAAGAAAATGTAATTTCAAAGGAGTTATCCTCTTATGTGGTTGATCAAGGATTACCCAGCACATTGCCAATAACCAAAGTGGAGGATGATCCAGAACCTGATAATAGTTCAGATTGCGGTGCTGCTTCATCCATTTATGCCCTGGAAACTACTGATACAAATCCAGTGGATTTTGAGaagaatgattttttttggattcCCCCTGAACCAGAAGATGTAGAAGATGAGGTGGAAGCTGATTTGTTTGATGACGactatgatgatgatgagccTGTATCTGATGGTGGACGGTGGCGCATTCGATCGTCAAGTAGTTTTGGTAGTGGAGAATTCCGAAGTAGAGATCGCTCAAGCGAAGAACATAAGAAAGTAATGAAGAATGTTGTTGATGGACATTTCAGGGCTTTGATTTCTCAGCTGTTGCAGGTGGAGAATATTGCAttacaggaaggtgatgacaTGGGTTGGTTGGAGATTGTTACTTCGGTATCATGGGAAGCTGCAAACTTCCTCAGACCTGACACAAGCCAAGGCGGAGGCATGGATCCTGGTGGATATGTCAAGGTTAAGTGTTTAGCGGGTGGACACTGCAGTGAAAG CACTGTTGTGAAAGGAGTAGTCTGTAAGAAGAATGTCGCACATAGGCGCATGACTTCTAGAATAGAAAAACCTCGTCTCCTTCTACTTGCTGGAGCTCTTGAGTATCATCGAGTTACGAATCAGCTGTCAAGTATTGACACATTGCTCCAGCAG GAAACAGATCACCTTAAAATGGCAGTCGCGAAGATTGTAGCTCAAAAACCCAACCTCCTTTTGGTTGAGAATACAGTTTCTCGCTATGCTCAAGATTTGCTTCTAGAGAAGAACATATCACTGGTTTTAAATATTAAGCAATCCCTCTTGCAGCGTATAGCTCGTTGCACAGGTGCTCAGATAGTTCCTTCTATTGATCTCTTACCATCTCAGAAACTTGGTTACTGTGAGTTGTTTCATGTCGACAAACACATTGAACATTCTATGACTTCGGATAATAAGACTAAGAAAATGCTGAAGACCATGATGTTTTTTGAAGGATGTGCAAAGCCATTAGGTTGCACT GTTCTGCTGAAGGGTGGTAGCATGGATGAGCTAAAGAAAATTAAGCATGTGGTCCAGTATGGCATATTTGCAGCATATCACTTGGCCCTAGAAACATCTTTCCTTGCAGATGAAGGTGCCACGCTACCAGAACTTCCTTTGAAGTCTCCACTGACTGTAACCTTACCAGATAAGCGATCTGCTGCAGACAACTCTATTTCGACGGTGCCAGGTTTTACAATTGATATTTCCAACAGCCAACAAGCAATTGGTAGTTTTGGGCACCTTGGCACAGACTCCATTATGTCAACTGACCCAGGTAGAACAGCTGTGGATGAACCACCAGTAGACACTGCATGTCCTAGTTCTCCAAAGACCAACTCTCACTCTATTAGACCTTGGTATACCAGTAACATCTGGAATGATGCTAAATTAGAGAAGGACACCACATCTGATGTACTCACTGACCATTCGCATATATATTCTACTGTAGAAAAAGAACGCATGTATTCAGGTGATTATCATGATGGTTATTTAACCAGGTCAGATGGTAAAACAGTCAGAGCAGATTCAACCAACACAAATTGTTCCTATAATCAGAACACGTCTGTGATCAACACAAACCACACTAGTTGTTCTAATCACAAGGAGCCATTAGATGGTTCAATTGCTTTGGCTGATGTGAGAATCAGCAACACCAATGATATGGTGGTAGTGCGACCGGTGGCTAGCCCTGCTGTACAAAATCAAGAAACCAGTCAAGGGTATGAGATTACTTCTACTAAGGAAGAAGTTCTGCCTTCTGATCATCAAAGCATCTTAGTCTCTTTGTCCATACGCTGTGTCTGGAAAAGAACTATTTGTGAGCGTTCTCAGCTGTTTCGCATCAAGTATTATGGTAACTTTGACAAGCCTCTTGGAAGGTTTTTGCGTGACTACCTGTTTGATCAG gGTTATCAGTGTCGTTCCTGTGATAAGCCACCTGAAGCTCATGTGCATTGCTACACTCATCGCCAGGGAAGTCTAACAATATCAGTTCGGAAACTTCCTAATGTTGTTTTGCCAGGAGAAAGGGATGGAAAAATTTGGATGTGGCACAGGTGTCTAAAGTGCCCTTGGAGTGACGGATTTCCACCAGCGACTCAACGCATTGTCATGTCTGATGCTGCTTGGGGTTTGTCACTTGGTAAATTTTTGGAGCTTAGTTTTTCAAATCATGCAGCTGCTAGTAGGGTAGCCAATTGTGGTCATTCTCTCCACAGAGACTGCCTTCGATTCTATGG ATTTGGCAAAATGGTGGCTTGCTTCCGTTACGCACCTATTAATGTTCATTCTGTTCATGTACCACCTCATAAACTCGATTTTACTCACCAACCCTTGGACTGGATACAGAAAGAAGCTAATGAG GTCATTGACCGGGCAAAGGTTCTCTTTGATGAAATATTACGTAGTTTGCACGTGATCTCTGAGAAAAAGGCTCACAGCAGTTCTCTCAATGTGGAATGTCCCAATTACATCACTGACCTTGAAGGCATGtttcgaaaagaaaagttAGAGTTTGAG GGGTGTCTGAATaaagttttcaaaaaggaAGCACAGAAATGTCAACCAGACATTCTTGAGATTAATAGGCTGAGGAGACAGTTACTCTTCCATTCATACTTGTGGGATCAAAGACTGAGATTTGCTGCAAGATCAGATAGGAGTCGCCATGAACTATCCAACATCAGGCAAGGAGATAAGGAGATGATTCATCCTGTGGACAGTTTTGCTGGACCAAATGCCACCGATCAACCTCAAAAGGAAATTAGTGGAACTGAGGTGGCCAATAAAGATGTTAAATATGTCGAAAAGCTTCAAGAGAGCATTTGTAGACAGAATTGTGCTGCAGTTGATGCAAGTAATAGCTATTGTAATCTTGACCAGCAAATAGCCAcatgtgagtcggactccctCCAAAGAAGCATCCAAACACCTCTGTACAGCAGCGTCAGTGTGAACGGTGATACAGTGCCTTTGGAGTCTGATCTTGTTGCTCGACGCACCCTTTCAGAAGGGCAGTTCCCCAGTATATTAGATGTTTCCAATGCACTTGATGCAAAATGGACTGGTGAAAATGATCCTATTACTAGCAAGGTAATAGTCCCAGATTCTATTGCATCCTCAGAGGACTCGGAAGAACATATCAGTGATACTACACCTTCATATGCGTCTGTATTGCTGAACAAGCTAGGCGATAGTGCAGAGGACCATTCCAATTGGATAGGGATGCCTTTCTTACAATTATACCGTTCTCTCAACAAGCAATGGAGTCGTTCAAAAAGATTTGATGCTCTCATTGAATATACACCTgttcatatttctttcttAAGGGCAATGGAGCGCCAGGTTGGGCCCAAATTTCTCTTTCCAATAGGTATCAATGACACTGTTGTTGGAGTTTATGATGATGAACCTACTAGCATCATCTCTTATGCGCTTACCTCTCATGAATACCATCTGCAGCTGTCAGATGAGCTGGACAGAGAAACAACAGAGACTTCACCCTCACTCTGTGATTTGAGAAGTGTCTCATTATCTGAATCGATAGATGAAACTAGTTCTGAACTTCTAAGAAGTGTTGTGTCAGCAGAGGACAATGCGCGCTCCATTTCAGGAAGCAAGAACACATCCACTTCTGATCCACTTTTACATGGTAAAGTAACTCACATAAAGGTGAATTTTGGAGATGAAGGCCCTCTAGAACAAGTGAAGTACACTGTGATCTGTTACTATGCAAAACAATTTGATGCTTTGAGGAGAATATGCTGTCCATCTGAGCGTGATTTTGTTAGGTCACTAAGTCGCTGCAAGAAATGGGGTGCTCAAGGAGGAAAGAGCAACGTTTTCTTTGCAAAATCAATGGATGACAGGTTCATAATTAAGCAGGTCACCAAAACAGAATTAGAGTCTTTCATGAAATTTGCTCCGGACTATTTCAAATATCTGTTAGAGTCAATTGGCACTGGCAGTCCTACTTGCATTGCAAAAATTCTTGGTATTTATCAG GTGAAGAGCCTGAAAGGTGGAAAGGAGACAAGGATGGATGTTCTCGTCATGGAAAATCTTTTATTTGAACGTCATGTGACAAGATTGTATGATTTGAAGGGCTCTACAAGATCAAGATATAACCCTGACTCGAACGGTAGTGATAAAGTACTTCTTGATGAGAACTTAATTGAAGCAATGCCTACATCCCCTATTTTTGTCGGGAACAAGGCGAAGCGACTTCTGGAGAGAGCTGTTTGGAATGATACTGCATTCCTTGCT TCCATTGATGTAATGGATTACTCATTACTTGTTGGTGTTGATGAGAAGAAGCATGAACTTGTTATGGGAATCATAGATTTTATGAGGCAGTATACATGGGACAAACATCTAGAGACATGGGTGAAAGCTTCAGGAATATTAGGTGGACCAAAGAATGTATCACCAACAGTAATTTCACCAAAGCAATACAAGAAGCGTTTCAGGAAAGCCATGTCGGCCTACTTTCTTGTTGTTCCAGATCAATGGTCGCCTCCAGCAATCATCCCCAGCAAGCAAGTGTCTGAAAGCGGCCAAGATAATGATCAGTTTCTCTCCACGGGATCATGA